One Halalkalicoccus tibetensis genomic region harbors:
- a CDS encoding alpha-ketoacid dehydrogenase subunit beta: protein MSETETRNLTLVQAVRDGLADEMRADDDVLVMGQDVGKNGGVFRATEGLYDEFGADRVIDTPLAESGIVGTAIGMAAYGLKPVPEIQFSGFMYPAFDQIVSHMGRLRTRSRGRFTCPMVLRAPYGGGIRAPEHHSESKEAFYVHEPGLKVVVPSTPYDTKGLLTSAIRDPDPVVFLEPKLIYRAFREEVPDESYEVPLGEAAIRREGSDVSVFTWGAMTRPTLEAAENLAGEISVEVVDLRTLSPLDEDAIVDSFEKTGRAAVVHEAPKTAGLGAEIVATIQEESLLYQEAPVKRITGFDTPFPLYALEDYYMPEPTRIEEGIREAAEF, encoded by the coding sequence GAACCTGACCCTGGTACAGGCGGTGCGGGACGGACTGGCCGACGAGATGCGAGCCGACGACGACGTGCTCGTCATGGGCCAGGACGTCGGCAAGAACGGCGGCGTCTTCCGGGCGACCGAGGGGCTCTACGACGAGTTCGGCGCGGATCGCGTGATCGACACCCCCCTCGCGGAGTCGGGGATCGTCGGCACCGCGATCGGGATGGCTGCCTACGGCCTGAAACCCGTCCCCGAGATCCAGTTCTCGGGGTTCATGTACCCCGCGTTCGACCAGATCGTTTCCCATATGGGACGCCTCAGGACGCGCTCGCGCGGGCGCTTCACCTGTCCGATGGTGCTTCGCGCGCCCTACGGCGGCGGGATCCGCGCGCCAGAGCACCACTCCGAGTCCAAGGAGGCGTTCTACGTCCACGAGCCCGGCCTCAAGGTCGTGGTCCCCTCGACGCCCTACGACACGAAGGGGCTGCTCACCAGCGCGATCCGCGACCCCGACCCCGTCGTGTTCCTCGAGCCCAAGCTCATCTACCGGGCGTTCAGGGAGGAGGTGCCCGACGAGTCCTACGAGGTTCCCCTCGGGGAGGCGGCGATCCGCCGCGAGGGCTCGGACGTCTCGGTCTTCACCTGGGGCGCGATGACCCGGCCGACGCTCGAGGCGGCGGAGAACCTCGCGGGCGAGATCAGCGTCGAGGTGGTCGACCTCCGGACGCTCTCGCCGCTCGACGAGGACGCGATCGTCGATTCCTTCGAGAAGACGGGGCGGGCCGCGGTGGTCCACGAGGCGCCCAAGACCGCCGGGCTTGGCGCGGAAATCGTCGCCACGATCCAGGAGGAGTCGCTGCTCTACCAGGAGGCGCCGGTAAAGCGGATCACGGGCTTCGACACGCCGTTTCCGCTCTACGCGCTGGAGGACTACTACATGCCCGAACCCACCCGCATCGAGGAAGGTATCAGGGAGGCCGCCGAGTTCTAA
- a CDS encoding dihydrolipoamide acetyltransferase family protein: protein MVREFKLPDVGEGVAEGEIVRWLVEEGEEVSEDQPVAEVETDKAVVEVPSPVNGSVKEILAEEGEVVPVGNVIVTFEVEGEAGTESGEDEEPTESQEQVSEEPADIGGEPAITEADDDAGADAEPETPSGRVFAPPHVRRLARELGVEIGSVEGSGPSGRVTEGDVREAAESDDDEESKGPKQFDTELKSATRKRGEDREEGEAAEPADRERTLAAPATRKLAEDEGVDLNRVPATEERDGEAFVTPEAVREYAEAQREAQAADAEALAATGREGEREERDEREERVPYRGIRRTIGTQMANSKFTAPHVTHHDTAEVEGLVGARADLKARAEEQGTRLTYMPFVMKAIVAALQEYPELNASLDEEAGEIVRKNYYNVGIAVATDAGLMVPVVKNVDEKGLLQLAEEVEELAGKARDRSISREEMQGGTFTITNFGAIGGEYATPIINHPEVAILGLGELAERPVAENGEVKAAHTLPLSLSIDHRVVDGAEAAGFTNRVMEYLENPLLLLLD, encoded by the coding sequence ATGGTCAGGGAGTTCAAACTGCCCGACGTCGGCGAGGGCGTCGCCGAGGGCGAGATCGTCCGGTGGCTGGTCGAGGAGGGCGAGGAGGTCAGCGAGGACCAGCCCGTCGCGGAGGTCGAGACCGATAAGGCGGTCGTCGAAGTGCCCTCGCCGGTGAACGGCTCGGTGAAGGAGATCCTCGCCGAGGAGGGCGAGGTCGTCCCCGTCGGGAACGTGATCGTCACGTTCGAGGTGGAGGGCGAGGCCGGGACCGAGAGCGGCGAGGACGAGGAGCCGACCGAGTCCCAGGAGCAGGTCAGCGAGGAGCCCGCCGATATCGGCGGCGAGCCCGCGATCACCGAGGCCGACGACGATGCGGGAGCGGACGCGGAGCCCGAAACGCCGTCGGGCCGCGTGTTCGCTCCGCCGCACGTCCGGCGGCTGGCCCGCGAGCTCGGCGTCGAGATCGGGAGCGTCGAGGGGTCGGGCCCGAGCGGCCGGGTCACCGAGGGCGACGTACGAGAGGCCGCCGAGAGCGACGACGACGAGGAGTCGAAGGGCCCCAAGCAGTTCGACACGGAACTGAAGTCGGCCACGAGAAAGCGCGGCGAGGATCGTGAAGAGGGCGAGGCCGCCGAGCCCGCGGATCGCGAGCGGACGCTGGCTGCGCCGGCCACTCGAAAGCTCGCCGAGGACGAAGGGGTCGACCTGAACCGGGTTCCCGCGACGGAGGAACGGGACGGCGAGGCGTTCGTCACCCCCGAGGCGGTCCGGGAGTACGCCGAAGCCCAGCGCGAGGCCCAGGCCGCCGACGCCGAGGCACTCGCGGCGACCGGACGGGAGGGCGAGCGCGAGGAACGGGACGAACGCGAGGAGCGGGTCCCCTACCGGGGCATCCGCCGGACGATCGGCACGCAGATGGCGAACTCGAAGTTCACCGCGCCCCACGTCACCCACCACGACACCGCCGAGGTCGAGGGGCTGGTCGGGGCGCGCGCCGATCTGAAGGCTCGCGCCGAGGAGCAGGGGACCCGGCTGACGTACATGCCGTTCGTGATGAAAGCGATCGTCGCCGCCCTGCAGGAGTACCCTGAGCTGAACGCCTCGCTCGACGAGGAGGCGGGGGAGATCGTCCGGAAGAACTACTACAACGTCGGGATCGCGGTCGCGACGGACGCGGGGCTGATGGTGCCCGTAGTAAAGAACGTCGACGAGAAGGGACTGCTCCAGCTCGCCGAGGAGGTCGAGGAGCTCGCGGGGAAGGCCCGCGATCGATCGATCTCGAGAGAAGAGATGCAGGGTGGCACCTTCACCATCACGAACTTCGGGGCGATCGGCGGCGAGTACGCCACCCCGATCATCAATCATCCCGAGGTGGCGATCCTGGGGCTGGGCGAACTGGCCGAGCGGCCGGTCGCGGAGAACGGCGAGGTGAAGGCGGCTCACACGCTGCCGCTGTCGCTGTCGATCGACCACCGCGTGGTCGACGGCGCGGAGGCGGCGGGCTTCACGAACCGCGTGATGGAGTACCTCGAGAACCCACTGCTGCTGCTGTTAGATTAA
- the lpdA gene encoding dihydrolipoyl dehydrogenase → MVVGDIATGTDVLVIGAGPGGYVAAIRAGQLDLDVTLVEKDAYGGTCLNHGCIPSKALITATGVAHEAANAEEMGIHADPAVDMGGMVEWKDGVVDQLTGGVEKLCKANGVNLVEGRAEFADGNTARVAHGGEGQGSESIEFEHAVVATGSRPIEIPGFEFDGEHVLSSREALSLDSVPDSLVIVGGGYIGMELAGVFAKLGTDVTVVEMLDEALTGFSDDLAKPVIDNMEELGVEIRLGEAASEWHETGDGISVTTETEDGEETGHDCEKVLVAVGRQPVTDTLNLEAIGLEPDDGGFLATDDRARTDVGNVFAVGDVAGEPMLAHTGMAEGQVAAEVIAGEPAALDHQAIPAAVFTEPEIGTVGMTPEEAEEAGFEPAVGEMPFRASGRALTTGHTEGFVRIVADAESGFVLGGQIVGPEASELIAEIGLAIELGATLEDVAATIHTHPTLSEAVNEAAENALGHAIHTLNR, encoded by the coding sequence ATGGTCGTTGGAGACATCGCAACTGGCACGGACGTACTGGTGATCGGCGCGGGACCGGGCGGCTACGTGGCCGCCATCCGCGCGGGACAGCTCGACCTCGACGTGACACTCGTTGAGAAGGACGCGTATGGAGGGACCTGTCTGAACCACGGCTGCATCCCCTCGAAGGCGCTCATCACGGCGACGGGAGTCGCCCACGAGGCCGCGAACGCCGAGGAGATGGGTATCCACGCCGATCCCGCCGTCGACATGGGCGGGATGGTCGAGTGGAAGGACGGCGTGGTCGACCAGCTTACGGGCGGCGTCGAGAAGCTCTGTAAAGCGAACGGAGTGAACCTCGTCGAGGGGCGCGCGGAGTTCGCCGACGGGAACACGGCCCGGGTCGCCCACGGCGGCGAGGGCCAGGGGAGCGAATCGATCGAGTTCGAGCACGCGGTCGTCGCGACCGGCTCGCGCCCGATCGAGATCCCCGGCTTCGAGTTCGACGGCGAGCACGTCCTGAGCTCGCGCGAGGCCCTCTCGCTCGACTCGGTGCCCGACTCGCTGGTGATCGTCGGCGGAGGTTACATCGGGATGGAGCTCGCGGGCGTGTTCGCGAAGCTCGGCACCGACGTGACGGTGGTCGAGATGCTCGACGAGGCGTTGACGGGCTTCTCGGACGACCTCGCCAAGCCGGTGATCGACAACATGGAAGAGCTCGGCGTCGAGATCCGCCTCGGCGAGGCCGCGAGCGAGTGGCATGAGACGGGCGACGGGATCAGCGTCACTACGGAGACCGAGGACGGCGAGGAGACCGGCCACGACTGCGAGAAGGTCCTCGTGGCCGTTGGCCGCCAGCCCGTGACCGACACCCTGAACCTCGAAGCGATCGGCCTGGAGCCCGACGACGGCGGGTTCCTCGCGACCGACGACCGCGCGCGGACCGACGTCGGGAACGTCTTCGCGGTCGGTGACGTCGCCGGCGAGCCGATGCTGGCCCACACGGGCATGGCCGAGGGCCAGGTCGCCGCGGAGGTCATCGCGGGCGAGCCCGCGGCGCTCGACCACCAGGCGATCCCCGCGGCGGTGTTCACCGAGCCCGAGATCGGGACGGTCGGAATGACCCCCGAGGAGGCCGAGGAGGCGGGCTTCGAGCCCGCGGTCGGCGAGATGCCGTTTCGCGCGAGCGGGCGGGCGCTCACGACCGGCCACACCGAGGGGTTCGTCCGGATCGTCGCCGACGCCGAGAGCGGCTTCGTCCTGGGCGGGCAGATCGTCGGCCCCGAGGCCTCCGAGCTGATCGCGGAGATCGGGCTGGCGATCGAACTGGGCGCGACCTTAGAGGACGTCGCGGCGACGATCCACACCCACCCCACCCTCTCGGAGGCGGTCAACGAGGCCGCCGAGAACGCGCTTGGCCACGCGATCCACACGCTCAACCGCTGA
- a CDS encoding ABC transporter substrate-binding protein, whose product MAEPIDAARRSLLRAGAGVLALPVAGCLSDDGDEDSDTRPGEADSETIERGGTFTVGLPGALEAPNPLTAGSAPTDALLDLLYQPGVLIEPDGFEAMPWAFVDWSADDTGEGTTVSIDLRDDLEWTDGEAFTAEDVLFTYEYYAEHEPGRFRSTVDPIESVGEGNGADVELVLSEAIGSYEAEQLSVPLLPEHVWSDVDDPADHEPDEPVGLGPGRLTAGDPESGFEIALADDWPLTRQDWVEEHGLLIEGGPFLDAIELRPFGSTDALDRELAGGGIDAIHDAGFDPARADAIDDREGLGLVAGHDDGYDHYTMDVRTPPLDDQAFRQALGMAMDRDRWADIQRGYAIPGSVVVPPGFEHLRPETAAGEPVQQTPAEDPHPVLEVLGFRGTDGELDAGSIQEFLASGAVVDGGEGSYAGREYPGSLTGFGTTGQNEAAYDYELGEVRSDVLAEAGVEAELYADGQTVEELHGGPIELLAPPDEANPREAEFIGEYVRDLRRLGIPVEREIASEIEIADRAYLEAEFDLYPGQWSALSAHGAPTLYDLFHSDNAPADGSFGYNAAGYGLEGPSADEAIEAARGEPDADRRDELVREAAERIYLEAPTLVRSYRWSQWPVNTADFAGFLSGIPGVGSSNLRLQALTVHRR is encoded by the coding sequence ATGGCGGAGCCCATCGACGCCGCGCGCCGCTCCCTGCTGCGGGCGGGGGCGGGGGTGCTCGCGCTCCCGGTCGCGGGTTGTCTGTCCGACGACGGGGACGAAGACTCCGATACCCGGCCGGGCGAGGCCGACTCCGAGACGATCGAACGCGGCGGGACCTTCACGGTCGGCCTGCCGGGCGCCCTCGAGGCGCCGAACCCGCTGACCGCGGGCTCGGCCCCCACGGACGCGCTGCTCGATCTGCTCTACCAGCCAGGCGTCCTCATCGAGCCCGACGGGTTCGAGGCCATGCCCTGGGCGTTCGTCGACTGGAGCGCCGACGACACCGGCGAGGGGACGACGGTCTCGATCGATCTCCGCGACGACCTCGAGTGGACCGACGGCGAGGCGTTCACCGCCGAGGACGTCCTGTTCACCTACGAGTACTACGCCGAACACGAGCCCGGACGCTTTCGCTCGACGGTCGATCCCATCGAGTCGGTCGGCGAGGGGAACGGCGCCGACGTCGAGCTCGTCCTCTCGGAGGCGATCGGCAGCTACGAGGCCGAACAGCTCTCGGTCCCCCTGCTGCCCGAACACGTCTGGAGCGACGTCGACGATCCCGCCGACCACGAGCCCGACGAGCCGGTCGGCCTCGGCCCGGGACGGCTCACGGCGGGCGACCCCGAGTCGGGGTTCGAGATCGCCCTCGCCGACGACTGGCCGCTCACCCGTCAGGACTGGGTCGAGGAGCACGGCCTGCTGATCGAGGGCGGCCCCTTCCTCGATGCGATCGAGCTCCGCCCCTTCGGGAGCACCGACGCCCTCGACCGAGAGCTCGCCGGCGGCGGGATCGACGCGATCCACGACGCCGGGTTCGACCCCGCGCGGGCGGACGCGATCGACGATCGGGAGGGGCTCGGCCTGGTCGCCGGCCACGACGACGGCTACGACCACTACACGATGGACGTGCGGACGCCCCCGCTCGACGACCAGGCGTTCCGCCAGGCGCTCGGCATGGCGATGGACCGGGACCGTTGGGCCGACATCCAGCGCGGCTACGCGATCCCGGGCAGCGTCGTCGTCCCGCCCGGCTTCGAGCACCTCCGCCCGGAAACGGCGGCGGGCGAGCCCGTCCAGCAGACCCCTGCGGAGGATCCCCACCCGGTTCTCGAGGTGCTCGGCTTCCGTGGAACGGACGGCGAACTCGACGCGGGGTCGATCCAGGAGTTCCTCGCGTCGGGCGCGGTCGTCGACGGGGGCGAGGGAAGCTACGCCGGCCGCGAGTACCCCGGCAGCCTCACCGGGTTCGGCACCACGGGTCAGAACGAGGCGGCCTACGACTACGAGCTCGGCGAGGTGCGCTCGGACGTCCTCGCGGAGGCCGGGGTCGAGGCGGAGCTCTACGCGGACGGTCAGACGGTCGAGGAGCTCCACGGCGGCCCGATCGAGCTGCTGGCGCCGCCCGACGAGGCGAACCCCCGCGAGGCCGAGTTCATCGGGGAGTACGTCCGGGACCTCCGGCGGCTCGGGATCCCCGTCGAGCGGGAGATCGCGAGCGAAATCGAGATCGCGGATCGGGCGTATCTCGAGGCGGAGTTCGACCTCTACCCGGGCCAGTGGTCGGCGCTCTCGGCGCACGGTGCTCCCACCCTGTATGACCTCTTTCACAGCGACAACGCCCCTGCCGACGGGTCGTTCGGGTACAACGCGGCCGGCTACGGTCTCGAAGGCCCCAGCGCAGACGAGGCGATCGAGGCGGCCCGCGGCGAGCCCGACGCCGACCGGCGCGACGAGCTGGTGCGCGAGGCCGCCGAGCGGATCTACCTCGAGGCGCCGACGCTCGTGCGGTCGTATCGCTGGAGCCAGTGGCCCGTCAACACCGCCGACTTCGCCGGCTTCCTCTCGGGGATCCCCGGCGTCGGGAGCTCGAACCTCCGCCTGCAGGCGCTCACCGTTCACCGGCGATAG
- a CDS encoding prephenate dehydratase, with product MRAVTLGPAGTYSHRAAGAVASEVDFRESVSGIVEAVATGGADRGVIPIENSIEGSVTESLDALADYEVSVVREIVTPIRHALLAQGEEFTTVASHSQALAQCREYLDREHPDAEMEPVASTARGVERAREDASIAAIGHPENAAGPRPAGSRTESDDAGDDLRVLAEDIQDRTSNATRFLVVAPVDARSEAGGKSSFVVYPSMNYPGLLLELLEAFADEDINLSRVESRPSGERLGDYLFHFDCETGMYEERTQRALERIEAIAEKGWVRWLGSYDTEHVLE from the coding sequence ATGAGAGCAGTCACGCTGGGGCCGGCCGGGACCTACTCACACCGGGCGGCCGGGGCCGTCGCCAGCGAGGTCGACTTCCGCGAGTCGGTGTCCGGGATCGTCGAGGCCGTCGCGACCGGCGGGGCCGATCGCGGCGTGATCCCCATCGAGAACAGCATCGAGGGCAGCGTCACCGAGAGCCTCGACGCGCTCGCGGACTACGAGGTGAGCGTCGTCCGCGAGATCGTCACGCCGATCCGCCACGCGCTGCTCGCCCAGGGCGAGGAGTTCACGACCGTCGCGAGCCACTCCCAGGCGCTCGCCCAGTGCCGGGAGTATCTCGACCGGGAGCACCCCGACGCCGAGATGGAGCCGGTCGCGAGCACCGCCCGCGGGGTCGAGCGCGCCCGCGAGGACGCCTCGATCGCGGCGATCGGCCACCCGGAGAACGCTGCAGGACCACGTCCTGCTGGCAGTCGGACGGAGTCCGACGACGCCGGGGATGACCTCCGGGTCCTCGCCGAGGACATCCAGGACCGCACCTCCAACGCCACCCGCTTTCTGGTCGTCGCCCCCGTCGACGCGCGCTCGGAGGCCGGCGGGAAGTCCTCGTTCGTCGTCTATCCGAGCATGAACTACCCCGGCCTGCTGCTCGAGCTCTTGGAGGCGTTCGCCGACGAGGACATCAACCTCTCGCGGGTCGAGTCCCGACCGAGCGGCGAACGGCTGGGCGATTATCTCTTCCATTTCGACTGCGAGACCGGCATGTACGAGGAGCGAACCCAGAGGGCGCTCGAACGGATCGAGGCGATCGCCGAGAAGGGATGGGTGCGCTGGCTCGGCTCCTACGACACCGAGCACGTTCTGGAATGA
- a CDS encoding bifunctional UDP-sugar hydrolase/5'-nucleotidase, which yields MSHDCGGDHEEYEQRGTPAGDRSTVSKRGHASRRTVLGAAAAGLAGTALSGAAGAENGDGGDTVTIVHDLHSHSDIGEVGEPNIARYQATIRERLAEREDSVFLTSGDELGSSLISFYTEGAHKVEFMNDMGITAAGVGNHDFDYGIETAIDRFGASEFPWLNSALFTPDGEPLPNTERWRIVEVGDVTLGLFNVVLRGFHDITDYPDEYEARDPIEVSREMVDCLQREGADVIVLASHVAHETHYEIAEAVDGLDAIFGSHSHVTFDEAEIHHGTVISEIGYAYEHLGVMTLDREGGLVSWERVDLDEGIEPDPEFKARLEAQYDELDEEFSAEVGETEVELDASGAVNYARESRLGNLVADAMLDAGEDADVAFQNAGGLRTNDTYGPGTLTAGDVLGILPFANAVVTFEATGAEIRAALESRVDTLPEAPFGAQQGQQVGGLSYEWSGHGEAAIGEVFVDGEPLDPEGSYTVATTDYIKDTASGYDSFRGAEVLWQSSDLLGPVVMQYIEEQGSVAPEIEDRILRVDEDVGEQTDWSMAGGELTLWFDLPEEATGIDPEGFFALAPDGERFEAAGVEEDGGAVAVTFDGERLPELASGETPLRVFGGFDPDSEAYGYTDEDGALRELPVSAAYGTFVMKGSVTAPVDG from the coding sequence ATGTCCCACGACTGCGGGGGCGACCACGAGGAGTACGAGCAGCGGGGAACGCCGGCTGGGGATCGAAGCACGGTCAGCAAGCGGGGTCACGCGAGCCGGCGGACGGTGCTCGGCGCGGCGGCCGCCGGCCTCGCGGGGACGGCCCTGTCGGGGGCAGCCGGTGCGGAGAACGGCGACGGCGGCGACACCGTCACGATCGTCCACGACCTCCACAGCCACAGCGACATCGGCGAGGTCGGCGAGCCGAACATCGCGCGCTACCAGGCGACGATCCGGGAGCGCCTCGCCGAACGCGAGGACAGCGTCTTCCTCACGAGCGGCGACGAGCTGGGCTCCTCGCTGATCTCGTTCTACACCGAGGGCGCCCACAAGGTCGAGTTCATGAACGACATGGGGATCACCGCCGCCGGGGTGGGCAACCACGACTTCGACTACGGGATCGAGACCGCGATCGATCGCTTCGGCGCGAGCGAGTTCCCCTGGCTCAACTCCGCGCTGTTCACCCCCGACGGCGAGCCGCTCCCGAACACCGAGCGCTGGCGGATCGTCGAGGTCGGCGACGTCACACTGGGGCTGTTCAACGTCGTACTCCGGGGCTTTCACGACATCACCGACTACCCCGACGAGTACGAGGCCCGCGACCCCATCGAGGTCTCCCGGGAGATGGTCGACTGTCTCCAGCGCGAGGGCGCGGACGTGATCGTGCTCGCCTCCCACGTCGCCCACGAGACCCACTACGAGATCGCGGAGGCGGTCGACGGGCTCGACGCCATCTTCGGCTCGCACTCGCACGTCACGTTCGACGAGGCCGAGATCCACCACGGCACCGTGATCAGCGAGATCGGCTACGCCTACGAGCATCTGGGCGTGATGACGCTGGACAGGGAGGGCGGGCTGGTCTCCTGGGAGCGGGTCGATCTCGACGAGGGGATCGAGCCCGACCCCGAGTTCAAGGCCCGGCTCGAGGCACAGTACGACGAGCTCGACGAGGAGTTCTCGGCGGAGGTCGGCGAGACCGAGGTCGAGCTCGACGCCTCGGGTGCCGTCAACTACGCCCGCGAGAGCCGACTGGGCAACCTCGTGGCCGACGCGATGCTCGACGCCGGCGAGGACGCCGACGTCGCCTTCCAGAACGCCGGCGGGCTGCGGACCAACGACACCTACGGCCCGGGGACGCTGACCGCGGGCGACGTCCTGGGAATCCTCCCGTTCGCCAACGCGGTGGTGACCTTCGAGGCGACGGGCGCGGAGATCCGCGCGGCCCTCGAGAGCCGCGTCGACACGCTACCGGAGGCGCCCTTCGGCGCTCAGCAGGGCCAGCAGGTCGGCGGGCTGAGCTACGAGTGGAGCGGCCACGGGGAGGCGGCGATCGGCGAGGTCTTCGTCGACGGCGAGCCCCTCGATCCCGAGGGCAGCTACACGGTGGCGACGACCGACTACATCAAGGACACCGCGAGCGGCTACGACAGCTTCCGCGGGGCGGAGGTTCTCTGGCAGTCGAGCGACCTCCTCGGCCCGGTCGTGATGCAGTACATCGAGGAGCAGGGCTCGGTCGCGCCCGAGATCGAGGACCGGATCCTCCGGGTGGACGAGGACGTTGGCGAGCAGACCGACTGGTCGATGGCCGGCGGCGAGCTCACGCTGTGGTTCGATCTCCCGGAGGAAGCGACGGGGATCGACCCCGAGGGCTTCTTCGCGCTCGCTCCCGACGGCGAGCGCTTCGAGGCCGCCGGCGTCGAGGAGGACGGCGGGGCGGTCGCGGTGACGTTCGACGGCGAGCGGCTTCCCGAGCTGGCGAGCGGGGAGACCCCGCTTCGGGTGTTCGGCGGGTTCGATCCCGACAGCGAGGCCTACGGCTACACCGACGAGGACGGCGCGCTCCGGGAGCTTCCGGTCTCGGCGGCCTACGGGACGTTCGTGATGAAGGGGTCTGTCACCGCACCCGTCGACGGGTAG
- the treF gene encoding alpha,alpha-trehalase TreF, with amino-acid sequence MPSHAPYPQLDGPLFEMAQRNGVFPDSKTLVDCVPAMDPEEIDHRFEDEEDADLERFITEHFVLPEDPITGGDPATASMEWYIDSLWEHLIRDPVETREGETIIPLPHRSVIPGGRFRETYYWDSYFTAEGLAVTGRLDLIEEIAANFASLIERFGFVPNGGRVYYTSRSNPPLYHRLLDLLAHQRGPESVREFLPALESEYEFWMDGTEGLKPGETHRRAVGVEGGTLNRYWDDRARPRVESYREDVELAESTNRDSKGLYRDVRAACESGWDFSSRWFAGEGIETIRTTDLVPIDLNAFLYGMERSLAGWHERAGDDERAADYRRRADERRALVDEHCWSSEEGFYFDHAWAENDRTDAWTLAGTVPLFTGMASEEQAAAVAEVVEERFLHPGGLVTTLTESGEQWDFPNGWAPLQWMAVVGLAGYGHQKLATQIAGRWLDLNRSVFDEAGQMLEKYDVTGGSGEGLGGEYPLQYGFGWTNGVALALPELLY; translated from the coding sequence ATGCCATCTCATGCCCCCTATCCTCAGCTCGACGGACCCCTCTTCGAGATGGCCCAGCGAAACGGCGTCTTCCCCGACTCGAAGACGCTCGTGGACTGCGTGCCCGCCATGGACCCCGAGGAGATCGACCACCGCTTCGAGGACGAGGAGGACGCCGACCTCGAGCGGTTCATCACGGAGCACTTCGTCCTCCCGGAGGACCCGATCACGGGCGGGGATCCCGCGACCGCCTCGATGGAGTGGTACATCGACAGCCTCTGGGAGCATCTGATCCGCGACCCCGTCGAGACCCGTGAGGGCGAGACGATCATCCCGCTGCCCCACCGCAGCGTCATTCCCGGCGGACGGTTTCGCGAGACATACTACTGGGACAGCTACTTCACCGCCGAGGGGTTGGCCGTCACCGGCCGGCTCGACCTGATCGAGGAGATCGCGGCCAACTTCGCGTCGCTGATCGAGCGCTTCGGATTCGTCCCCAACGGCGGGCGGGTCTACTACACGAGCCGGTCGAACCCGCCGCTGTACCACCGCCTGCTCGACCTGCTCGCTCACCAGCGCGGGCCCGAGTCGGTCCGCGAGTTCCTCCCGGCGCTCGAGAGCGAGTACGAGTTCTGGATGGACGGCACCGAGGGCCTGAAGCCGGGCGAGACCCACCGCCGGGCCGTCGGCGTCGAGGGCGGCACCCTCAACCGCTACTGGGACGACCGTGCCCGCCCGCGCGTCGAGTCCTACCGCGAGGACGTCGAACTCGCCGAGAGCACGAACCGCGATTCCAAGGGGCTCTATCGCGACGTCCGGGCGGCCTGCGAGTCGGGCTGGGACTTCTCCAGTCGCTGGTTCGCGGGCGAGGGGATCGAGACGATCCGGACCACCGACCTCGTCCCGATCGACCTCAACGCCTTCCTCTACGGGATGGAACGGTCGCTCGCGGGCTGGCACGAACGCGCCGGCGACGACGAGCGGGCCGCCGACTACCGTCGGCGGGCGGACGAACGTCGGGCGCTGGTCGACGAGCACTGTTGGAGCTCCGAGGAGGGCTTTTACTTCGATCACGCTTGGGCCGAGAACGATCGGACGGATGCCTGGACCCTCGCAGGGACAGTCCCGCTGTTCACCGGGATGGCGAGCGAGGAGCAGGCGGCGGCGGTCGCCGAGGTCGTAGAAGAGCGGTTCCTTCATCCGGGCGGGCTCGTGACCACGCTCACCGAATCGGGCGAGCAGTGGGACTTTCCTAATGGATGGGCGCCCCTCCAGTGGATGGCGGTCGTCGGGCTCGCGGGCTACGGCCACCAGAAGCTCGCGACGCAGATCGCCGGCCGGTGGCTCGACCTCAACAGAAGCGTCTTCGACGAAGCGGGGCAGATGCTCGAGAAATACGACGTCACAGGGGGCTCGGGCGAGGGTCTGGGCGGGGAGTACCCGCTGCAGTACGGCTTCGGCTGGACCAACGGCGTCGCGCTCGCGCTGCCCGAACTGCTCTACTAG